From Williamwhitmania taraxaci, a single genomic window includes:
- a CDS encoding RagB/SusD family nutrient uptake outer membrane protein gives MKKIIAISALSIFLVGLVSCEKETDLYQSIKTEDAYKTVLDVDNGINGAYYALGSYRLLGMNVPALGDMATDVSKADASSGHFVTINKYTANQYSGELNEIWLYGYKVIDRCVRATNGAELLLETTTNEDDMATLYKSLSQAYSLRALTNFYLVNIFGLPYQPGVQNTQKGIILLENAPIEPFATVSRSSVEATYAQILSQIQKAKDYYTLYDNAGGKSLSAFYMGEGAIYALEARVKLYMHDWNGALIAAQTAIDIKGPKAVSNDIYQTMWRSIAITDEDIFTIAKSDNDNLSANSLNTLYGSYKGQISAFTKSLLDATDIRKALIATFTSANQPAKFQGTSTSQATSNIPIFRVSEMYLIIAEGTAQLNVDLDAAKDALLFTAQRNTAITTTADLPATQADLLTFIAKENVREFFAEGHRWFDLRRTGNTFLFGGKVFDVAKFVFPIPDAEVASGAGVEQNDNWFVAIPK, from the coding sequence ATGAAGAAGATAATCGCAATTTCAGCACTTAGTATCTTCTTGGTTGGCCTCGTTTCGTGTGAAAAGGAAACTGATTTATACCAATCAATAAAAACAGAGGATGCTTACAAAACAGTTCTCGATGTCGATAATGGCATAAATGGTGCATACTACGCACTCGGTAGTTATCGCTTATTAGGTATGAATGTACCTGCATTAGGCGATATGGCTACGGACGTGTCTAAAGCAGATGCATCAAGTGGCCATTTTGTAACTATTAACAAGTATACAGCAAACCAATACTCAGGGGAGTTAAATGAAATATGGCTCTATGGGTATAAGGTTATTGACAGGTGCGTTAGAGCTACCAATGGGGCAGAACTATTGTTGGAAACGACAACCAACGAGGACGATATGGCAACTCTTTATAAGTCGTTATCTCAGGCTTATTCATTAAGAGCATTAACCAATTTTTACTTGGTTAATATTTTCGGCTTACCTTACCAACCAGGTGTTCAAAACACCCAGAAAGGTATTATTCTGCTTGAGAATGCGCCTATAGAACCATTCGCAACTGTTTCACGCTCTAGCGTAGAGGCTACTTATGCTCAAATCCTAAGCCAAATACAAAAAGCAAAAGATTACTATACTTTGTATGATAATGCTGGTGGAAAAAGCCTAAGTGCTTTTTATATGGGCGAAGGTGCCATTTACGCACTTGAAGCAAGAGTTAAACTTTACATGCATGACTGGAATGGAGCGTTAATCGCAGCCCAAACAGCCATTGATATTAAGGGACCAAAGGCTGTTTCTAATGACATCTACCAAACAATGTGGAGGTCAATTGCAATTACCGATGAAGATATTTTCACAATAGCCAAATCGGATAACGACAACCTCTCAGCAAATTCGCTTAATACACTCTATGGCTCCTATAAGGGACAAATATCTGCATTTACTAAAAGTCTTTTAGATGCTACAGATATTCGCAAGGCGCTTATAGCGACTTTCACCTCAGCGAATCAACCCGCTAAATTCCAAGGTACCTCAACCTCTCAAGCAACAAGTAACATTCCTATTTTCAGGGTATCTGAAATGTATCTGATTATTGCAGAAGGAACTGCTCAACTGAATGTTGATCTTGATGCTGCTAAAGATGCTTTACTATTCACTGCACAGAGGAATACTGCTATCACAACCACAGCAGATTTACCTGCAACTCAAGCAGATTTGCTCACCTTTATTGCAAAAGAAAATGTTAGAGAATTCTTTGCTGAAGGACACCGCTGGTTTGACTTACGCAGGACAGGAAATACATTTTTGTTTGGTGGTAAAGTTTTTGACGTTGCAAAGTTTGTTTTTCCAATTCCTGATGCAGAGGTTGCCTCTGGTGCTGGTGTTGAGCAAAATGACAATTGGTTTGTTGCTATTCCTAAATAG
- a CDS encoding SusC/RagA family TonB-linked outer membrane protein: MKKLIALVAILGLIGLQGAFAQTRSIKGTVTSKEDGMGLPGVNVTVKGTTIGTATDMDGNFNLNVSSDATILVISSIGYQTLEMPVQDVITVALESESKKIDEVMVVAFGTTKKSSFTGSASTVNTAKIDSRPITNITQALEGAASGVQFTAASGQPGSEQAIRIRGFGSINASNDPLYILDGVPYPGTLSSINPSDIENVTILKDAASTALYGSKAANGVIIVTTKKGKKGTSVFQVKASQGYSVRGIKEYDRVGVADYYTLMWEADRNNKLYNATVLPTEAVANLAATNGLITNLKFNILDVPNNEIVVDGVFNPNAKVKSLVAEDLNWLDNIQRTGKRSEYSVMYSGGQENTDYMYSMGYTKDDGYIINSDLERFTGRINVNSRIKKWLKTGLNVSGTKTKSNYQVSDDADNSSSYNNPFNFTRGMGPIYPVYAHDLTTTEGDYYLGLEGERLYDYGQVGTNRASGASTGRHVVAETKWNKNVINRNVMNSRAYAEFTFMEGLKLTTNFGMDLNNYYLSKYENSKVGDGAPAGRASKTNSLTTIYNLQQLLEYSKNYNKHNFTILAGHESYQYNYAYVYGMKNTETATNNFELINFTTVSSLDSYARDYATEGYLSRLEYNFDNKYFLSGSVRADGTSRFQKDNRWGKFWSVGGAWRLDQEDFIKNIKAIDQLKLRVSYGELGNDNIGTYYGYQAVYNLGNNNAGQAGYLQGYIGNDNVQWETNKSLDFGIEFGVLNMIRGNVDIYKRMSDNLLFDVPLPISSGYVYQTQNIGSMENRGIELSLAIDPIKTREFKWTVDVNLSTVKNEITKLPQEELIVGTKKLMKGHSLYEFWLRECKGVDPTDGIALFAGDMSQYSVQTAKNYRIIGSDTLATNQNYAKYHYAGSAIPDLTGSIANSVSYKNFELSVLITFQVGGKVYDATYANIMSSGTYGGALHKDILDRWQKPGDITDIPRMDAGKTATFNASSDRWLVDASYLNIRNINLSYNLPQSWLTKIDLASCKVFFGAENIAMFTKRAGMNVQQNFSGVTSNVYVPARGFTAGINFTF, encoded by the coding sequence ATGAAAAAGCTCATTGCTTTAGTTGCAATCCTAGGCCTAATAGGATTGCAGGGCGCGTTCGCACAGACGCGTTCAATCAAAGGAACTGTCACCTCCAAGGAGGATGGCATGGGCCTACCAGGCGTAAACGTCACTGTAAAGGGCACTACAATAGGAACAGCTACCGACATGGATGGTAACTTTAACTTAAATGTATCATCTGATGCAACGATTTTAGTAATTTCTTCAATTGGCTACCAAACACTAGAAATGCCAGTTCAAGATGTTATAACTGTTGCACTCGAAAGTGAATCGAAAAAAATTGACGAAGTAATGGTCGTCGCTTTCGGAACTACCAAGAAGAGTTCCTTTACTGGATCAGCTTCAACGGTTAATACAGCAAAAATTGACAGCCGCCCAATTACCAACATTACTCAGGCTCTAGAAGGAGCTGCTTCCGGAGTACAATTTACTGCAGCATCCGGCCAACCAGGTTCTGAACAAGCAATAAGAATCCGTGGTTTTGGATCAATTAACGCCTCAAACGATCCACTGTATATTTTGGATGGTGTTCCTTATCCCGGAACCCTTTCCAGTATCAATCCTTCCGACATTGAGAATGTAACTATTCTTAAGGATGCTGCATCCACGGCACTATACGGTAGTAAAGCAGCGAATGGAGTTATTATTGTAACTACGAAGAAAGGGAAAAAAGGCACAAGTGTTTTTCAAGTAAAAGCAAGCCAAGGTTATTCTGTTCGTGGGATTAAGGAATACGATAGAGTTGGAGTTGCCGACTACTATACTTTAATGTGGGAAGCCGACAGAAATAATAAATTATACAATGCAACCGTTCTTCCAACGGAAGCAGTAGCAAACCTTGCCGCAACAAACGGACTTATCACCAATCTGAAATTCAATATTTTAGACGTACCCAACAACGAAATTGTTGTTGATGGTGTTTTTAACCCTAATGCTAAAGTAAAATCGCTAGTTGCGGAAGATTTAAACTGGCTAGATAACATACAACGCACAGGTAAACGGAGTGAATACTCTGTAATGTACAGCGGTGGACAAGAAAACACTGACTACATGTATTCCATGGGCTATACCAAGGACGATGGCTACATTATTAACTCCGACCTAGAGCGATTTACTGGTAGAATAAACGTAAACTCAAGAATTAAGAAATGGTTGAAAACAGGTCTTAATGTTTCTGGAACTAAAACGAAATCAAACTATCAAGTTAGCGATGATGCTGATAACAGTTCGAGTTACAATAACCCATTTAACTTCACCAGAGGTATGGGACCGATCTACCCAGTATATGCTCACGATTTAACTACTACTGAAGGGGATTATTATCTTGGGTTGGAAGGAGAACGCCTCTACGACTATGGTCAAGTAGGAACAAATAGAGCATCCGGTGCTTCCACTGGTCGTCACGTTGTGGCAGAAACCAAATGGAATAAGAATGTCATAAATAGGAACGTGATGAATTCTAGAGCATATGCAGAGTTCACCTTTATGGAAGGTCTAAAGTTAACTACCAATTTTGGTATGGACTTAAATAACTATTACCTTTCCAAATACGAAAACTCTAAAGTTGGCGATGGTGCACCTGCTGGACGAGCATCAAAAACAAACTCTCTGACAACCATATATAACTTGCAGCAACTGCTTGAGTATTCGAAAAACTACAATAAGCACAACTTTACTATTCTTGCTGGACATGAAAGTTATCAGTACAACTATGCATACGTATACGGCATGAAAAATACTGAAACTGCCACCAATAACTTTGAACTTATCAACTTTACAACAGTGAGTTCGCTAGACTCTTATGCTAGAGACTACGCCACTGAAGGATACCTTTCGAGATTAGAATACAACTTCGATAACAAGTATTTCCTTTCCGGATCAGTTAGGGCCGATGGAACTTCAAGATTTCAAAAGGACAACCGTTGGGGGAAATTCTGGTCAGTTGGTGGTGCTTGGAGGCTCGATCAAGAAGATTTCATCAAGAACATTAAGGCAATTGATCAACTAAAACTTAGAGTTTCTTACGGTGAATTAGGCAATGACAATATCGGAACCTATTACGGCTATCAAGCAGTCTATAATTTAGGTAACAATAATGCGGGTCAAGCCGGTTACCTTCAAGGATATATTGGAAATGACAATGTTCAATGGGAAACAAATAAAAGTTTAGATTTCGGTATTGAATTTGGAGTCCTCAATATGATTAGAGGTAATGTTGATATCTACAAAAGAATGTCGGACAACCTCCTCTTTGACGTTCCATTGCCAATATCTAGCGGATATGTATACCAAACACAGAACATTGGTAGTATGGAAAATAGGGGTATTGAACTTAGTTTAGCCATTGACCCCATTAAAACAAGGGAATTCAAGTGGACTGTTGATGTAAACCTATCTACCGTAAAGAACGAAATCACAAAGTTACCTCAAGAGGAATTGATCGTTGGTACGAAAAAACTCATGAAGGGTCACTCTCTCTATGAGTTCTGGCTACGTGAGTGCAAAGGTGTAGATCCAACAGACGGTATAGCACTATTTGCTGGAGATATGAGTCAATACTCGGTTCAAACTGCGAAAAACTACCGCATCATTGGATCAGACACCTTGGCAACGAATCAAAACTACGCCAAGTATCACTATGCTGGCAGCGCAATTCCAGACCTTACGGGAAGTATCGCAAATAGCGTTAGCTACAAAAATTTCGAACTATCAGTTCTGATTACTTTCCAAGTTGGAGGTAAAGTTTATGATGCAACCTACGCGAATATCATGAGTTCTGGAACCTACGGTGGAGCCCTTCACAAAGATATATTGGATCGCTGGCAAAAACCTGGCGATATCACAGATATCCCAAGAATGGATGCAGGGAAAACAGCTACCTTCAATGCTTCGTCTGATAGATGGTTGGTGGATGCCTCTTATCTAAACATCCGTAACATAAATTTATCTTACAACTTACCTCAATCTTGGTTGACCAAAATTGACCTCGCTTCTTGCAAGGTATTTTTTGGCGCCGAAAACATTGCTATGTTTACCAAACGTGCAGGTATGAATGTTCAGCAAAACTTTTCTGGAGTTACCTCAAATGTATATGTACCAGCAAGAGGTTTCACCGCCGGTATTAACTTTACCTTTTAA
- a CDS encoding RagB/SusD family nutrient uptake outer membrane protein, which translates to MRKIKYILGIAAILSLGACSKDFLETAPTESIPAEDAFNTTSDAYAALNGIHRAMFFQYDAQDQAGQGSIMIDADLLGEDLVMTTLGNSWFVSTYRWIDHRNASSSGLPRFAWKFYYKIISNANTIINKIDNCVGPDKDKNQIKGQAFAFRAWAYFNLVQLYGKRYDVTTVPNTQLGVPLLLTNTIMGQPRATVEENYAQINADLDSSFVRLSNTYARDAKSHINLKVAQGLKARVALTMGDYTNAATYAALARTGYTPMNTTQYRDGFSSITNPEWMWGSAQISDQTTYFYSFFAYMSLNFSSTNIRSNPKAINNLVYNKIPATDIRKQLWWDGTPASWTSGAWTLPTTSFAKYAYMNRKFVVATYTSSVGDVVYMRAAEMYLIEAEALARSGQDGPAQNALFTLVSTRDNAYVKSTSTGATLIDEITTQRRIELWGEGFRFFDLKRTNSAMDRTGTNAVPSVSLIVTVPAGDPQWQFKIPKDELNANPAIQSQND; encoded by the coding sequence ATGAGAAAAATAAAATATATACTGGGGATAGCAGCAATTCTCTCCCTTGGAGCGTGTAGTAAAGATTTTCTTGAAACTGCACCAACAGAATCGATTCCTGCTGAAGATGCCTTCAACACAACCTCCGATGCCTACGCCGCATTAAACGGTATCCACCGTGCTATGTTCTTTCAATACGACGCACAGGATCAGGCAGGACAAGGTTCAATAATGATCGATGCCGATTTGCTTGGTGAGGATCTAGTTATGACCACCCTAGGAAACAGTTGGTTTGTCTCGACTTACAGATGGATTGACCATCGTAATGCGAGCAGTAGTGGTCTGCCTCGTTTCGCTTGGAAGTTCTACTATAAGATTATCAGCAACGCCAATACAATAATCAACAAAATTGATAACTGTGTTGGACCTGACAAAGACAAGAATCAAATTAAAGGACAGGCATTTGCATTTCGCGCATGGGCCTACTTTAACCTAGTTCAACTTTATGGCAAGCGGTATGATGTAACAACTGTTCCTAATACCCAACTTGGTGTACCATTGCTTTTGACCAATACAATTATGGGCCAGCCAAGAGCAACTGTTGAAGAAAACTACGCACAAATTAATGCCGACTTAGACTCCTCCTTCGTTCGCTTGTCGAATACTTATGCACGAGATGCCAAGTCGCACATTAACTTAAAAGTTGCACAAGGATTAAAGGCAAGAGTTGCACTAACCATGGGCGATTATACAAACGCTGCAACCTATGCTGCTCTAGCAAGAACGGGCTATACACCAATGAATACTACTCAATACCGAGATGGATTTAGTAGTATCACTAATCCTGAATGGATGTGGGGTAGCGCACAAATTTCAGACCAGACAACCTATTTCTACTCGTTTTTTGCATACATGTCTTTGAATTTCAGTTCTACCAACATCCGAAGTAATCCTAAGGCAATCAATAATTTGGTATATAACAAAATTCCTGCTACCGATATTCGTAAGCAACTTTGGTGGGACGGAACCCCTGCTTCTTGGACTTCAGGAGCTTGGACTCTACCGACAACTTCCTTCGCAAAATATGCTTATATGAACAGAAAGTTCGTTGTTGCTACATATACCAGTAGCGTTGGAGATGTTGTATACATGCGCGCAGCAGAAATGTATCTAATAGAGGCTGAAGCACTAGCAAGAAGTGGTCAAGATGGCCCAGCGCAAAATGCACTGTTTACTCTAGTTTCGACTAGAGATAATGCATATGTAAAATCCACCAGCACTGGAGCTACGCTAATAGACGAGATCACGACTCAAAGAAGAATTGAACTATGGGGTGAAGGCTTCCGCTTCTTCGACCTAAAACGTACAAATAGTGCAATGGACAGAACAGGTACAAACGCTGTTCCATCAGTTAGCCTTATCGTTACAGTTCCTGCAGGAGACCCACAATGGCAATTCAAAATCCCTAAGGATGAATTGAACGCCAACCCTGCTATTCAGAGTCAGAACGATTAA